CTTAAAAAAAGACtacaaatgataatttattactttcataggcctatttttctaaattttaagccTACATATTTTCACTCTTACATCATGGAAAGTGTAATTTTTGATTCCGCATTAAGTATTATCTCAATCACATTTcggcaagaaaaaaaatatcatactaCCGTATAGTATTTGCCTAAGtaacaataactattttatatatatatatatatatatatactatttaaataattaattggatTGATaactgttatttttatttacccATTCTCCAATCCACCTCTAGGATGGAAGTTCCCACACCTTACACGTGACACAAGGGGCAAGTccaaaaagaattaattaatttgattaaaaaatcattCTGAATTTGGATCTGAATATTATTCTCTTAACCTGGTCGTGAGTCGTGACTGCAACCCGGGCTGGGTTGAAATTTGCAAAGAGCCCTTTTTGTAAGcgttaaaccctaaacccaattttttttttaaaaaaaaatatctgggTTTTTTTGGGAATTTCTCATTAGAAATGAAGATGGAGAAAAGTTCGTTCCTTTCCATGAACAAAAGGCGGTCCAAGGTAAAACCTTTGTGCCTTTAAATCctcaaaattcaaactttttttatttgtttcctgTTAATTGATGTGGGTTTTTGGTTTTCTGTGTTTTAGAGAGGTGAAAGAGAAGTGGGTGAGGGACGATGTCCAAGTCTTGCAAAGGGTTGGCCATGGAGCTAGTAAAGTGTCTCAGTGAATCTGATTGTGTAAAGGTTCGGTTTTGAAGATTTTTATCGATTTGttggatttaaaaataaattattttttgtgggTGATTTGTGCAGTAATGGTTAATCCTTAATGTTGTGATGATGTTGGCTTTGCGTGTGTGTGTTGGAGAATAGGTTGAGAAGAGATCATATAAGGAATGCGTTGGAGAGAAGAGTCCATGCATACCAAGTGAGTGTGCGGGACTCAGGGAAACCTATTTCAATTGCAAGAGAGGCCAGGCAagtgtttactttttttaactTGATCATGGTACCTTCTATGTGATTTCAAATGCATCCAGAtgccatttttttgttgttgttttgggTATCGATTTTATATGCAAAATTGTCTTGCAGCTAGTAAATTTacttgagtttaattttaacaCCCAGTAAATTTTgcattgtcaattaattatagctagcaattttcaattatatgaCAATTCACAAATTTTGAATGAATGTTGAATGTTTCATGGATAGGGTATTGCTAttatcatctttttctttagtgTGTATGATGAAATGTATCTTTACAGCATGTAAATGGACTTCAACCAAATTATCTGGCTGCTAATATTACAGAGATGCTGGTAACTGATATATGGTTGTAAGTATGGAATTGAAAAGTTGGTAAGGCAAATTAATCTAGGTCCCAGtgctttttggaaaaaaattaggaGCGAGCCAGCAAGCATTTGGGGTCCACTAGGTAGAATGAAATGAaatcaaataacattaaattcgGGGGGAAGTGACTgcagttaattttttattgtttattttagtcACCATCTTGCTTTAACTTTCAAAAGTAGAGGAAGACAGTGTTATGATTACTGAAGGGTGATGGTTCTTCTTTCTGGTGGGCCAGGAAATTTGCTGAAATCATCTTTAAAACTAGTCGTTATATTCATCATGTGTGCCCTTGAGTAAAAGAGTTTTGAGTAGTTTTGACTGTGCAAGTGTTGAAATGGTTAGATGGTTAAGCTGGTAAAGTCAGTCTATAGGATATGGTCTGTCTTGTATCTTTTTATGATCTCTTGCATGTCTACATGTATGATCTTGAAATGTTAacatattctttattctttatgaTACTTGAGGATTTTAAAACTGGTTAGGAATTCTCATTAATACATCTGGTGA
The nucleotide sequence above comes from Glycine soja cultivar W05 chromosome 11, ASM419377v2, whole genome shotgun sequence. Encoded proteins:
- the LOC114375014 gene encoding cytochrome c oxidase assembly factor 5-like; the encoded protein is MSKSCKGLAMELVKCLSESDCVKVEKRSYKECVGEKSPCIPSECAGLRETYFNCKRGQVDMRARIRGNKGY